The Coffea arabica cultivar ET-39 chromosome 1e, Coffea Arabica ET-39 HiFi, whole genome shotgun sequence genome has a window encoding:
- the LOC113730322 gene encoding josephin-like protein produces the protein METGKAEIYHEKQRLQFCLLHSLNNLFQDKDAFTRADLNVIAERLHIDDPNKGTWTPLSAIFKPHHNLLTGNFDINVLIAALEEKGKRVVWHDRRNGASTIDLEGSGNELMGIVLNIPVKKYVGLWRSRHWVTLRTVGGVWYNLDSDFSTPYQFKDTEEVRNFLDYIIAAGAEVLLVMNNEK, from the exons ATGGAGACAGGAAAGGCTGAGATTTACCACGAGAAGCAAAGATTGCAGTTCTGCCTTTTACACTCCCTCAATAATCTCTTCCAG GATAAAGATGCATTTACACGTGCGGATTTGAATGTTATTGCTGAAAGACTTCACATTGATGATCCCAACAAGGGAACATGGACTCCGTTGTCTGCAATTTTTAAGCCCCATCATAATCTGCTTACAGGAAACTTTGACATCAATGTTCTTATTGCTGCACtcgaagagaaaggaaaaagggtTGTTTGGCATGATCGGCGAAACGGAGCTTCTACTATTGATCTTGAGGGCTCAGGAAACGAATTAATGGGTATTGTGCTTAATATTCCAGTGAAGAAGTATGTTGGGCTTTGGAGAAGTAGACACTGGGTTACCTTGCGAACGGTTGGAGGTGTTTGGTATAACTTAGATAGTGATTTTTCCACTCCTTATCAGTTTAAAGATACAGAAGAAGTGAGGAATTTCTTGGATTACATAATAGCTGCTGGTGCTGAAGTTTTGCTC